In Rhodanobacter humi, the following are encoded in one genomic region:
- a CDS encoding diguanylate cyclase domain-containing protein, whose translation MTDLRPKLLIVDDTRANLVAMRHLLGDCGAELVEATSGNEALALCLEQAFALILLDVNMPDMDGFEVATLLGETEQLRDTPVIFVTAAYADDVDRLKGYRSGAVDYIAKPINDVILRSKVRVFLDLYNARMELQQALGELGERNRQLQAEIAERQRAEAQVRHQATHDMLTGLPNRALFHERLHQAIAQAPGRGFAMAMLDIDGFKAVNDTHGHPVGDALLQSIAVRLRAHVRAGDTVARLGGDEFALILEDAAQLPLLLERCQQLCDTLALPYPLPGPAGEVVARVSASIGIALWNSGTPSDEALIQAADRALYEAKRAGKNRCLLDVAHAA comes from the coding sequence ATGACCGACCTGCGTCCGAAGCTCCTGATCGTCGATGACACCCGCGCGAACCTGGTGGCGATGCGCCACCTGCTCGGTGACTGCGGCGCCGAACTGGTCGAGGCCACCAGCGGCAACGAGGCGCTGGCGCTGTGCCTGGAACAGGCGTTCGCGCTGATCCTGCTCGACGTCAACATGCCCGACATGGACGGCTTCGAGGTGGCCACCCTGCTCGGCGAGACCGAGCAGTTGCGCGACACGCCGGTGATCTTCGTCACCGCCGCCTACGCCGACGACGTCGACCGCCTGAAGGGCTACCGCTCCGGCGCGGTGGACTACATCGCCAAGCCGATCAACGACGTGATCCTGCGCTCGAAGGTGCGCGTGTTCCTCGACCTCTACAACGCGCGCATGGAACTGCAGCAGGCGCTGGGCGAACTGGGCGAGCGCAACCGCCAGCTGCAGGCGGAGATCGCCGAGCGCCAGCGCGCCGAGGCGCAGGTGCGCCATCAGGCCACCCACGACATGCTCACCGGCCTGCCGAACCGCGCGCTGTTCCACGAGCGCCTGCACCAGGCCATCGCGCAGGCGCCCGGGCGCGGCTTCGCGATGGCGATGCTCGACATCGACGGTTTCAAGGCGGTCAACGACACCCACGGCCATCCGGTCGGCGACGCCCTGCTCCAGTCCATCGCCGTGCGCCTGCGGGCGCACGTGCGCGCGGGCGACACCGTGGCGCGGCTGGGTGGCGACGAGTTCGCGCTGATCCTCGAGGACGCCGCGCAACTGCCGCTGCTGCTCGAACGCTGCCAGCAGCTGTGCGACACGCTGGCCCTGCCCTATCCCCTGCCCGGCCCCGCCGGCGAGGTGGTGGCGCGGGTCAGCGCCAGCATCGGCATCGCGCTGTGGAACTCCGGCACGCCCTCGGACGAAGCCCTGATCCAGGCCGCCGACCGCGCGCTCTACGAGGCCAAGCGGGCGGGCAAGAACCGCTGCCTGCTCGACGTGGCGCACGCCGCCTGA
- a CDS encoding chemotaxis protein CheB has translation MTRPAAIVLGCSAGGPEALKVVLGGLDPRLPQAVLVCCHTGSETVALLCELLARASRLPVIEAAEREAVRGGTVQVAPAGYHLLVERDLHFTLSTDPRVNLVRPSIDVLFASAAAAWRNALVGVVLSGANADGADGLRELRRLGGCAIVQSPDDALASAMPQAALARAGADHCVPLDAIAPLLNQLCLP, from the coding sequence ATGACGCGCCCGGCCGCGATCGTGCTGGGCTGTTCGGCCGGCGGCCCCGAGGCGCTGAAGGTCGTGCTGGGCGGACTCGATCCGCGCCTGCCGCAGGCGGTGCTGGTCTGCTGCCACACCGGCTCGGAAACGGTGGCGCTGCTGTGCGAACTGCTGGCCCGCGCCTCGCGGCTGCCGGTGATCGAGGCGGCCGAGCGCGAAGCCGTGCGCGGCGGCACGGTGCAGGTTGCACCCGCCGGCTACCATCTGCTGGTGGAACGCGACCTGCACTTCACGCTGTCGACGGATCCGCGCGTGAACCTGGTGCGGCCTTCCATTGACGTGCTGTTCGCCTCCGCTGCCGCAGCATGGCGCAACGCCCTGGTTGGCGTGGTGCTCAGCGGCGCGAACGCCGACGGCGCCGACGGCCTGCGCGAGTTGCGCCGGCTGGGTGGCTGCGCGATCGTGCAGTCGCCGGACGACGCGCTGGCCAGCGCGATGCCGCAGGCGGCGCTAGCCCGCGCCGGTGCCGACCATTGCGTACCGCTGGATGCGATCGCCCCCCTGCTCAACCAGCTGTGCCTGCCATGA
- a CDS encoding CheR family methyltransferase, whose translation MRRRHGYDFGQYAPASLLRRVRQLAQRHGDGAISALTHRLLHEPALLPQLLEGLSVPASDMFRDPSVFRALREQVLPLLASWPQLTIWQAGCAHGEEVYSLAILLEEAGLYERSQIFATDLSAQALERAREGIYPLRSAQQWSRNYLAAGGNHSLSDYCSARYGLLKLDGRLRRHVTFAQHNLAADAVFCEAQLVLCRNVLIYFSNPLQQRSLALFRDSLVRGGFLCLGLRERPGAAEADFTPIDANLRIYRHIGPTATERRP comes from the coding sequence ATGCGGCGGCGCCACGGCTACGACTTCGGCCAGTACGCGCCGGCCTCGCTGCTGCGCCGCGTGCGCCAGCTCGCGCAACGCCACGGCGACGGCGCGATCAGCGCGCTCACCCATCGCCTGCTGCACGAGCCGGCCCTGCTGCCGCAGCTGCTGGAAGGCCTGTCGGTGCCGGCCTCGGACATGTTCCGCGACCCGTCCGTGTTCCGCGCGCTGCGCGAGCAGGTATTGCCGCTGCTCGCCTCCTGGCCGCAACTCACGATCTGGCAGGCGGGCTGCGCCCACGGCGAGGAGGTGTATTCGCTGGCGATCCTGCTGGAGGAGGCCGGGCTGTACGAGCGCAGCCAGATCTTCGCCACCGACCTCAGCGCGCAAGCGCTGGAGCGTGCGCGCGAAGGCATCTACCCGCTGCGCTCGGCGCAGCAGTGGTCGCGCAATTATCTGGCGGCCGGCGGCAACCATTCGCTGTCCGACTACTGCAGCGCGCGCTACGGCCTGCTCAAGCTCGATGGCCGGCTGCGCCGCCACGTCACCTTCGCCCAGCACAACCTGGCGGCCGACGCGGTGTTCTGCGAGGCGCAACTGGTGCTGTGCCGCAACGTGCTGATCTACTTTTCCAACCCGCTGCAACAGCGCAGCCTCGCGCTGTTCCGCGACTCGCTGGTGCGCGGCGGCTTCCTCTGCCTGGGGCTGCGCGAGCGCCCGGGCGCCGCGGAAGCCGACTTCACGCCCATCGACGCCAACCTGCGCATCTACCGGCACATCGGCCCGACGGCGACGGAACGGCGGCCATGA
- a CDS encoding response regulator has translation MPATTRKYSWLANQPIQRKIQLAIVLLLGVSLAANLLMLDSLRQQDVARHWYVHTYSVLQQVDEIHHATKTAQVGIRGYLLDQRPEQLAAYTTSVREFGGLARKLRTLTADNPVEQVRIDRLETLVAQWLQEVDDGAVAPLQKLGALDQSQQATERQRIQSDYMSHRSVRAANILALLDQMSATEQGLLASRTARMDQLMVRTRVIDAVFGVLMLLLGIWVISLCYRLITRPLRRITDQMNRLAAHDHTIEVRQVERGDEIGEIARALQVFKEMAIATHDNARLKSQVAAISQQLQEATTHRAFAEQLTGELMPLLKAGVGLLYLHDEASGRLDLIGSYGLRLGAHPAVRYLPGEGLVGQCAQDHQPIELDQLPDDYLRIDSGSGNALPRHLLILPVLLRDRLIGVLEFAGFEAPTAPQRQLLEQLLPVIALSLDNLNRAVRTQDLLEQTQEQADQLRVSSITLRQQQEALRDSHDNLEAKTLELEEQSQRLLVSEEELRVQAEELQASNEELRLQSDTLHEQKRTLEALQAETAEKAQELARASQYKSEFLANMSHELRTPLNSLLILSRSLAENPGGRLDSEEVESAQIIHDAGSSLLRLINDILDLSKIEAGKMELALDDYALEDLARSLRRNFDHVARDKRLDFTVQLAGDLPARIHTDPGKLEQIVNNLLANAFKFTAAGSVQVRIGRPSAELALPAALADPSSLLAISVRDSGIGIPADKQEKVFAAFEQVDASTSRQYGGTGLGLSISRRMAALLGGDIVLRSESGRGSEFTLLLPERSVAATPATAAEAPLATTAVRPPSGPALLPGSLPDDRERIAPGEAPILIVEDDPAFARILADMVRQKGYPMLLAANGESGLELARRYRPLGILLDVMLPGIDGWTVAERLKADPATRAIPVHFLSAADGAEHGHELGAVGFLTKPVSREQINEAVERLLHVARDRTRRLLVVDDDAAERSALRNLLRQEGVEIDEAASAEQALERIAADGYDCIVLDLGLPGLDGVDLLERLAAGGSVPPVVIYSGRDLSREESLRIRQYTDSIVIKGERSPDRLLDEVSLFLHRIRQQPAANAAEVADGLQGHQLLLVDDDMRNLFALSKVLRGWGLKVSMAQDGPRALRMLDEDAALELVLMDIMMPGMDGYEAIRQIRAQPRHAQLPIIALTAKAMRGDREQCLAAGANDYLSKPVDLDKLNSMIRVWLRR, from the coding sequence ATGCCCGCGACGACCCGAAAGTATTCCTGGCTGGCGAACCAGCCGATCCAGCGCAAGATCCAGCTGGCCATCGTGCTGCTGCTCGGCGTGTCGCTGGCCGCCAACCTGCTGATGCTCGATTCGCTGCGCCAGCAGGACGTGGCGCGGCACTGGTACGTGCACACCTATTCGGTGCTGCAGCAGGTCGACGAGATCCACCACGCGACCAAGACTGCCCAGGTCGGCATCCGCGGCTATCTGCTGGACCAGCGCCCCGAACAGCTCGCCGCCTACACCACCAGCGTGCGGGAGTTCGGCGGCCTTGCCCGCAAGCTGCGCACGCTGACCGCCGACAACCCGGTGGAGCAGGTGCGCATCGACCGGCTCGAAACCCTGGTGGCGCAATGGCTCCAGGAAGTGGACGACGGCGCGGTCGCGCCGCTGCAGAAGCTGGGGGCGCTGGACCAGTCGCAGCAGGCGACCGAGCGGCAGCGCATCCAGTCCGACTACATGAGCCACCGCTCCGTGCGGGCCGCCAACATCCTCGCCCTGCTCGACCAGATGAGCGCCACCGAGCAGGGCTTGCTGGCCAGCCGTACCGCGCGCATGGATCAACTGATGGTGCGCACCCGCGTGATCGACGCGGTCTTTGGCGTGCTGATGCTGCTGCTGGGCATCTGGGTGATCTCGCTGTGCTACCGCCTGATCACCCGGCCGCTGCGGCGCATCACGGACCAGATGAACCGGCTCGCCGCGCATGACCACACCATCGAGGTCCGCCAGGTGGAGCGCGGCGACGAGATCGGCGAGATCGCCCGCGCGCTGCAGGTGTTCAAGGAGATGGCGATAGCGACGCACGACAACGCCCGGCTGAAGAGCCAGGTCGCGGCGATCTCGCAGCAGCTGCAGGAAGCCACTACCCACCGCGCATTCGCCGAGCAGCTGACCGGCGAACTGATGCCGCTGCTCAAGGCCGGCGTCGGCCTGCTCTACCTGCACGACGAAGCCAGCGGACGACTTGACCTGATCGGCAGCTACGGCCTCCGGCTGGGCGCCCATCCCGCCGTGCGCTACCTGCCGGGCGAGGGCCTGGTCGGCCAGTGCGCGCAGGACCACCAGCCGATCGAACTGGACCAGCTGCCGGACGACTACCTGCGCATCGACTCCGGCAGCGGCAACGCGCTGCCACGCCACCTGCTGATCCTGCCCGTGCTGCTGCGCGACCGCCTGATCGGGGTGCTGGAATTCGCCGGCTTCGAGGCGCCGACGGCACCGCAGCGGCAGCTGCTGGAGCAGTTGTTGCCGGTGATCGCGCTGTCGCTGGACAACCTCAACCGCGCGGTGCGCACCCAGGACCTGCTCGAACAGACCCAGGAACAGGCCGACCAGTTGCGCGTCAGCAGCATCACCCTGCGCCAGCAGCAGGAAGCGCTGCGCGACTCGCACGACAACCTGGAGGCGAAGACGCTGGAACTGGAGGAACAGTCGCAGCGCCTGCTGGTTTCCGAAGAGGAACTGCGCGTGCAGGCGGAGGAACTGCAGGCCTCGAACGAGGAACTGCGCCTGCAGAGCGACACCTTGCACGAGCAGAAGCGCACGCTGGAAGCACTGCAGGCGGAGACCGCCGAGAAGGCGCAGGAACTGGCGCGCGCCAGCCAGTACAAGAGCGAGTTCCTCGCCAACATGTCGCACGAGCTGCGCACGCCGCTGAACAGCCTGCTGATCCTCTCGCGCAGCCTGGCGGAGAACCCGGGTGGGCGGCTGGACAGCGAGGAAGTCGAATCGGCGCAGATCATCCACGACGCCGGCAGCAGCCTGCTGCGTCTCATCAACGACATCCTCGACCTGTCCAAGATCGAGGCCGGAAAGATGGAGCTGGCGCTGGACGACTACGCGCTGGAAGACCTCGCCCGCAGCCTGCGCCGCAACTTCGACCACGTGGCCCGCGACAAGCGGCTGGACTTCACCGTGCAGTTGGCCGGCGACCTGCCCGCGCGCATCCACACCGACCCCGGCAAGCTGGAGCAGATCGTCAACAACCTGCTGGCGAACGCATTCAAGTTCACCGCCGCCGGCTCGGTGCAGGTGCGCATCGGGCGCCCGTCCGCCGAACTGGCGCTGCCCGCCGCACTGGCGGACCCGTCGTCGCTGCTGGCGATCAGCGTGCGCGACAGCGGCATCGGCATCCCCGCCGACAAGCAGGAGAAGGTGTTCGCCGCGTTCGAGCAGGTCGACGCCAGCACCAGCCGGCAGTACGGCGGCACCGGCCTCGGCCTCAGCATCTCGCGGCGCATGGCCGCCCTGCTCGGCGGCGACATCGTGCTGCGCAGCGAAAGTGGCCGCGGCAGCGAATTCACCCTGCTGCTGCCCGAGCGCAGCGTGGCTGCCACGCCGGCCACGGCCGCGGAGGCGCCGCTGGCCACCACAGCCGTGCGGCCGCCGTCCGGCCCCGCGCTGCTGCCGGGCAGCCTGCCCGACGACCGCGAGCGCATCGCCCCCGGCGAGGCGCCGATCCTGATCGTCGAGGACGACCCCGCGTTCGCGCGCATCCTCGCCGACATGGTGCGCCAGAAGGGCTATCCGATGCTGCTCGCCGCCAACGGCGAGAGCGGGCTGGAGCTGGCGCGCCGCTACCGCCCGCTGGGCATCCTGCTCGACGTGATGCTGCCGGGCATCGACGGTTGGACGGTGGCCGAGCGGCTCAAGGCCGACCCGGCCACGCGCGCGATCCCGGTGCATTTCCTCTCCGCCGCCGATGGCGCCGAGCACGGCCACGAACTTGGTGCGGTGGGCTTCCTCACCAAGCCGGTCAGCCGCGAGCAGATCAACGAGGCGGTCGAGCGCCTGCTGCACGTGGCGCGCGACCGCACCCGCCGCCTGCTGGTGGTGGACGACGATGCGGCCGAGCGCAGCGCACTGCGCAACCTGCTGCGCCAGGAGGGCGTCGAGATCGACGAGGCGGCTTCCGCCGAGCAGGCGCTGGAACGGATCGCGGCCGACGGCTACGACTGCATCGTGCTGGACCTCGGCCTGCCCGGCCTCGACGGCGTGGATCTGCTGGAACGCCTTGCCGCCGGCGGCAGCGTGCCGCCGGTGGTGATCTACTCCGGCCGCGACCTCAGCCGCGAGGAAAGCCTGCGCATCCGCCAGTACACCGACAGCATCGTGATCAAGGGCGAGCGTTCGCCGGACCGGCTGCTGGACGAGGTCAGCCTGTTCCTGCACCGCATCCGCCAGCAGCCGGCCGCCAACGCGGCCGAGGTCGCCGACGGCCTGCAGGGCCACCAGCTGCTGCTGGTCGACGACGACATGCGCAACCTGTTCGCGCTGTCGAAGGTGCTGCGCGGCTGGGGCCTCAAGGTCAGCATGGCGCAGGACGGCCCGCGCGCGCTGCGCATGCTGGACGAGGACGCCGCGCTGGAGCTGGTGCTGATGGACATCATGATGCCGGGCATGGACGGCTACGAGGCGATCCGGCAGATCCGCGCGCAACCGCGCCATGCCCAGCTGCCGATCATCGCGCTCACCGCCAAGGCGATGCGCGGCGATCGCGAGCAATGCCTCGCGGCCGGCGCGAACGACTACCTCTCCAAGCCGGTCGACCTCGACAAGCTCAACTCGATGATCCGCGTCTGGCTGCGCCGCTGA